From a single Solenopsis invicta isolate M01_SB chromosome 4, UNIL_Sinv_3.0, whole genome shotgun sequence genomic region:
- the LOC120357525 gene encoding uncharacterized protein LOC120357525, whose product MEELVAMQQIALQTVAKALSNFKKIGKPNYTPAKIRSRITALKEAWTQCTNRHAALLQAVPADERSKSTYFTQDDYEKHEELYLMALDYMNECLEELEPPVSTSPLASSSHHFCAPAPVSLQHLPPINIPPFSGKAEDWESFRDRFTSLIILNKDLTAFSRMHFLASSLSGRALDTIKTIPVTADNFDIAWKTLTSRYDNKRRLIEIHASALCNLPSVNRESACELSELRDKANRAIASLKRLNRSSDEILSDILSHHVTQKLDPATRKAWRLKGDDATIPTYEDLDRFLAHRVRALEELTPLGSAKSSRWIKSSSAMVATASISPCPLCKSAHFLNKCPQFVQKSPSQRLEIAKQHQRCVNCFSAKHAVSACPSRFSCRHCQKRHHSMLHLDSASSATATVSASDSETPASNNSDKSPKTVALCAMSANLARPPVVLATARVFVGPLAGRQVAARALIDTGAELTLVAAHLAKKLKLRRFILPTALSAVGGLDAGIHRYAAHIQISPIDGIEPPVITTATILRSLASYSSASIQSPLQWDHLADLTLADPNSSSTDPIDLIIGADIYADIMRDGVRRGSRGQPIAQETIFGWIVQGRTPLSTSSRRTITVQHCTIAESVSLDSELRRFWEIEEIPRHTILSPEEQRCENHFLTSHSRTPAGQYIVRLPFKSGPPIDIGTSRDVAERCLKTLLRRLQANFDLKREYSDFLQENENLGHMRKAPESSESSQFVYIPHHPVIRESSATTRVRVVFNASSPTSNSRSLNDHLLAGQKLQTDLAAVLLRWRQYRYVYSADVAKMYRQIRVDPRDTDYQRILWIDEKTGKVQEYQLLTVTYGTTSAPFLALRVLQQLIHDDGRDFPLAVPVLKENIYVDDVLFGADEISLIRTVCNQVCSLLQRGHFELRKWSSNAAHLLSDIDAQDHGLACSKDLHPDETLKVLGISWIPSADAFQFRVVRCPSPAQTKRAMLSYIARIFDPLGLGTPVTISAKILLQKLWQLRVDWDNEVSTDIARQWESVQSSLLELDNFHLPRWIQKGSDTVDCEIHGFSDASNYAYAAAIYIRLTARSGNITTALLVGKSKVAPIKTLTVPRLELSAVVLMSRLTRFVMDALHITSAPCFCWTDSTVVLAWVTQHPSKWKTFISNRVAEIQTRLPSASWRYVPTDENPADCASRGVSESQLVSHPLWWHGPAWLRMPDSEWPTISASLSDIALKENSRATVQIASVTESWELADRYSSWPKLIRVSAYILRFISRIRRRDEIALRSESPSSLTASEVRASKKFWVRYIQRQLFPLEIRALTQSKSVPSKSPLVSLNPFLDEEQIIRVGGRLSQAPIPAQARHPIVLGSHPLVRLLIFHTHLRTLHAGTQLILATLRQEFWLLRARSMVRSILHGCVTCARERALTPSQLMGDLPKVRVTPPARAFLHSGLDYAGPVLIRSRSGRGVASAKAYIALFVCMATRAVHLELVEGYSTPAFLGAYSRFVARRGLPESIYSDNGTTFVGADRELAAAFRATLRDPDLQNRTAADSVSWHFIPPSAPHFGGLWEAGVRSTKHHIRRVVGAHTLTFEEFSTLLCNIEACLNSRPLASLSDSLDDYTFLTPGHFLIGSALNSIPEPSLLQVKENRLTRWQLVRQLTKRLWKVWQQDYINTLQQRVKWERINPHALRVGQLVLLRNSLLPPCKWELGRISLCHPGSDGLIRVVTVKTASSEYKRPISKICILSIDIENASNGEDEASS is encoded by the coding sequence ATGGAGGAACTCGTCGCAATGCAGCAGATTGCGTTGCAGACAGTGGCGAAAGCCCTGTCTAATTTCAAGAAGATCGGGAAGCCGAATTACACGCCGGCGAAAATACGATCTCGCATCACCGCCTTGAAGGAAGCCTGGACGCAGTGCACGAATAGACATGCCGCTCTACTGCAAGCAGTTCCCGCCGACGAACGATCGAAGTCCACGTATTTCACGCAGGACGATTACGAGAAGCACGAGGAGCTCTACCTCATGGCGCTGGACTACATGAACGAGTGTCTGGAGGAGCTGGAGCCTCCCGTGTCCACCTCACCATTGGCAAGCTCGTCGCATCATTTCTGCGCGCCCGCACCGGTATCGTTGCAACATTTACCGCCTATTAATATTCCTCCATTTTCCGGGAAAGCAGAGGACTGGGAAAGTTTTCGAGATAGATTCACATCCCTTATTATTCTCAATAAGGACCTAACCGCATTCTCTCGGATGCATTTTCTAGCATCCAGCTTGTCAGGTCGTGCTCTCGATACTATCAAAACTATTCCAGTCACTGCAGATAATTTCGATATTGCGTGGAAAACTTTAACTTCGCGTTACGATAACAAGCGCCGTCTAATCGAAATTCACGCGTCCGCTTTATGTAATTTGCCGAGCGTCAATCGCGAATCGGCATGCGAGTTATCCGAGTTGCGGGATAAAGCTAATCGTGCCATAGCATCGCTAAAGAGATTAAATCGCTCCTCGGATGAAATTTTAAGTGACATTCTAAGTCACCACGTCACGCAAAAGCTCGATCCAGCAACCCGGAAGGCGTGGAGATTGAAAGGTGATGATGCGACAATTCCTACGTACGAGGATCTCGATCGTTTTCTCGCGCATCGCGTTCGCGCCTTGGAGGAGCTCACTCCTCTCGGCTCAGCCAAGTCCTCGCGATGGATAAAATCGTCGAGCGCCATGGTAGCGACGGCTTCGATCTCGCCGTGTCCGCTCTGTAAATCGGCCCACTTCTTGAATAAGTGCCCTCAATTCGTGCAGAAGAGTCCGAGCCAGAGATTGGAGATCGCGAAACAGCATCAACGATGCGTAAATTGCTTCAGTGCTAAGCACGCCGTCTCAGCGTGTCCAAGCCGTTTTTCATGTCGTCACTGTCAAAAACGACATCATTCCATGCTCCATCTTGACTCGGCCTCTTCCGCTACTGCGACAGTTAGTGCATCCGATTCCGAGACCCCGGCGTCGAACAATTCCGATAAATCTCCGAAAACAGTGGCATTATGCGCGATGTCGGCAAATCTCGCCCGACCGCCGGTAGTCCTCGCCACTGCACGCGTGTTCGTCGGACCTCTCGCCGGTCGTCAAGTCGCTGCACGAGCATTGATTGACACCGGAGCGGAACTCACACTCGTTGCGGCtcatttagcaaaaaaattaaaactgcgtcGGTTCATACTGCCTACCGCCTTGTCCGCCGTCGGCGGCCTTGACGCGGGCATTCATCGTTACGCCGCGCACATTCAAATCTCACCGATCGACGGGATCGAGCCGCCGGTCATTACAACAGCGACGATTTTGAGGTCGCTTGCTAGTTACTCGTCAGCGTCTATTCAATCTCCTCTTCAATGGGATCATCTCGCGGATCTCACTCTCGCAGATCCAAATTCTTCAAGTACAGATCCCATTGATCTCATAATCGGCGCTGACATCTACGCAGACATAATGCGAGATGGAGTTCGCAGAGGATCTCGCGGTCAGCCTATTGCTCAAGAAACGATCTTCGGCTGGATTGTTCAAGGCCGCACGCCTCTGTCGACTTCGTCTCGTCGGACCATTACAGTGCAGCATTGTACGATCGCGGAATCCGTTTCACTTGATAGCGAATTAAGAAGATTTTGGGAAATCGAGGAAATTCCGAGGCACACGATACTCAGCCCGGAAGAGCAGAGATGCGagaatcattttttaacttCTCATTCGCGCACTCCCGCCGGTCAGTACATAGTTCGTCTGCCGTTCAAGAGTGGTCCTCCCATCGATATTGGTACCTCGCGCGATGTAGCGGAGCGATGCCTCAAGACTTTGCTACGCCGTCTTCAAGCCAATTTCGATTTAAAAAGGGAGTACTCAGACTTCCTACAAGAGAATGAAAATCTCGGGCACATGCGCAAGGCTCCCGAATCTTCAGAATCTTCTCAATTCGTCTATATTCCGCACCATCCCGTAATACGCGAAAGCAGTGCGACGACTCGAGTAAGAGTCGTATTCAATGCGTCGAGCCCCACCTCGAATTCTCGGTCACTTAATGACCACCTTCTCGCGGGGCAGAAATTACAAACGGACTTGGCTGCGGTGCTTTTACGCTGGCGACAGTATCGCTACGTTTATTCTGCCGACGTCGCAAAAATGTACCGGCAGATTCGCGTCGATCCCCGGGACACAGACTATCAAAGGATCCTCTGGATCGACGAGAAAACCGGAAAAGTACAAGAGTATCAGCTCTTGACCGTAACCTACGGTACAACTTCGGCGCCGTTCTTAGCTTTGCGAGTCCTGCAGCAGCTCATCCATGATGACGGTCGCGATTTTCCTCTAGCTGTTCCCGTGCTTAAGGAGAACATTTACGTGGATGACGTGCTTTTCGGTGCGGACGAGATTTCACTCATCCGTACGGTTTGCAATCAAGTGTGCTCCTTGCTGCAACGCGGTCATTTCGAATTAAGAAAATGGTCGAGCAACGCGGCTCATTTGCTAAGTGACATTGACGCGCAAGATCATGGACTCGCTTGCAGCAAGGATCTACATCCGGACGAGACATTAAAGGTGCTCGGTATTAGTTGGATTCCGTCGGCTGACGCATTTCAATTTAGAGTCGTGCGCTGTCCCTCGCCCGCGCAAACGAAGCGCGCCATGCTCTCGTACATCGCTCGTATCTTTGATCCGTTGGGCTTAGGCACGCCCGTTACAATCTCCGCGAAAATTCTCTTGCAAAAGCTATGGCAGCTCCGCGTCGACTGGGACAATGAGGTTTCCACCGATATCGCAAGGCAATGGGAATCCGTGCAATCGTCCTTGCTAGAACTCGATAACTTCCACCTCCCGCGGTGGATTCAAAAGGGATCGGACACGGTCGACTGCGAAATCCACGGGTTTTCGGACGCGTCTAACTATGCCTACGCCGCAGCGATTTATATTCGGCTCACCGCTCGCTCAGGCAACATCACGACTGCCTTGCTAGTCGGAAAGTCAAAGGTCGCGCCGATCAAGACATTGACTGTTCCGCGTCTCGAATTATCGGCAGTCGTGTTAATGTCGCGATTAACGAGGTTCGTCATGGACGCATTGCACATTACCTCCGCTCCCTGCTTTTGCTGGACGGACTCAACCGTCGTGCTCGCGTGGGTCACACAACATCCCTCGAAGTGGAAGACTTTCATTTCAAATCGGGTTGCCGAAATTCAAACCCGACTTCCGTCCGCTTCGTGGCGATATGTTCCCACGGATGAAAACCCCGCGGATTGTGCGTCGCGAGGAGTCTCGGAAAGTCAGCTCGTCTCGCATCCTCTTTGGTGGCACGGTCCCGCGTGGCTAAGGATGCCTGATTCTGAGTGGCCGACGATAAGCGCATCACTCTCAGACATCGCGTTAAAGGAGAACTCGCGCGCGACAGTTCAAATCGCTAGCGTAACGGAATCATGGGAGCTCGCAGACCGATATTCCTCGTGGCCAAAGCTCATTCGAGTGAGCGCGTACATTCTTAGATTTATATCGCGGATTCGAAGGCGTGACGAGATCGCTCTTCGGTCGGAAAGTCCGTCTTCATTGACCGCGAGCGAAGTACGagcttcaaaaaaattttgggtGAGATACATTCAACGCCAACTTTTCCCGCTCGAAATACGCGCTCTCACTCAAAGTAAGTCGGTTCCTTCGAAGAGTCCACTCGTCTCTCTCAATCCGTTCCTGGATGAAGAACAAATAATTCGGGTTGGCGGGCGGCTATCTCAGGCCCCGATACCCGCTCAAGCTCGACATCCGATAGTACTCGGCTCTCACCCGCTGGTCCGCTTACTCATTTTTCATACTCACTTGCGCACTCTTCATGCAGGAACGCAATTGATCCTTGCTACGTTACGGCAAGAATTCTGGCTACTCAGAGCTCGAAGCATGGTCAGATCGATTCTGCACGGGTGCGTAACCTGTGCTCGCGAGAGAGCTCTCACTCCATCTCAACTAATGGGAGACCTTCCCAAGGTCAGAGTGACTCCTCCCGCGCGCGCGTTCCTTCACAGCGGGCTGGACTATGCGGGTCCAGTACTAATTCGATCGCGATCGGGTCGCGGAGTCGCTTCGGCAAAGGCGTATATCGCACTATTCGTGTGCATGGCAACACGCGCCGTGCATCTCGAACTCGTCGAAGGTTATTCTACTCCCGCATTTCTCGGAGCCTATTCCCGTTTTGTAGCGCGGCGAGGTCTTCCCGAATCGATTTATTCTGATAATGGGACTACCTTCGTTGGGGCGGATCGCGAACTCGCTGCAGCGTTTCGCGCAACTCTTCGGGATCCCGATTTGCAGAATCGCACGGCCGCAGATAGTGTCTCGTGGCATTTTATACCTCCTTCCGCTCCTCATTTCGGGGGGTTATGGGAGGCCGGTGTCCGTAGCACAAAGCATCATATTCGGCGTGTTGTGGGGGCTCATACTCTGACCTTCGAGGAGTTCTCCACGCTACTATGTAATATCGAGGCGTGTTTAAATTCGCGTCCATTAGCATCTCTTTCTGACTCGCTGGATGACTATACTTTCTTAACTCCGGGGCATTTCCTCATAGGCTCCGCGCTTAATTCGATCCCGGAGCCCTCGCTGTTGCAAGTCAAAGAAAATCGGTTGACGAGGTGGCAGCTCGTTCGCCAACTGACCAAACGTCTGTGGAAAGTTTGGCAACAAGACTATATTAATACGCTGCAACAGCGAGTTAAATGGGAGCGCATAAATCCACACGCACTTCGGGTCGGACAACTCGTCCTATTGCGAAACTCGCTCCTCCCTCCGTGCAAATGGGAGCTTGGGCGGATTAGTCTGTGTCATCCGGGATCGGATGGTCTGATTCGTGTCGTGACCGTTAAAACAGCATCTTCGGAGTATAAGCGGCCTATcagcaaaatatgtattttgtcAATCGATATCGAGAATGCGTCTAATGGCGAGGACGAAGCGTCGTCTTAA
- the LOC120357524 gene encoding uncharacterized protein LOC120357524 has product MSELRTLKQKRARAKGNITRMRDRVQSEEGISKYEAEARQLKLEELWKQFEDLQLEIEMKMQPSEDRTQEQIDLINYAEREIVETVYYEAAAKIREIVEMAQNRNEQERQVPVVVAAEPRAEEHNVKLPILKIPEFRGDYDQWLTFKGLFKSMFHENRKLTSVQKFQYLKSSLQGEALQIIGGFEISSENYEPAWELLTSTYDNKRLLINTHMNRLLTFPTVEKGKYATIKQIIIHVQTHIKALNVLELPVEHWDELLIHLIKDKLDYVTQKNWEEETSRRAEENRPTLEDFLRFLSEYARTMELIDNGRSKSETAKQLNSNARMIKMEKRVNVATTSRETCDNCSGPHRLFKCEQFLKLSIPMRADKTRQLRLCLNCFGKKHFSKECYSGACKKCGAKHNTLLHREESSAKADEDQRIQDKTSTENKLNIHIAKSEQSHVILSTAQVLIEDINGERPLCRALLDPGAQTNVITRSLFNKMRLKTIKTSQVISGINGERVKYTELARVKIKSVHTKFETEIECVIMPTIIEQLPQVKLDNKLIPIAKDIQLADPEFHEPNNIDLLIGAGLFWRIFCRETIPQQTGVPSLQKTLFGWIIGGELQVGKVTKTEKVCGILTDVTLKEQLERFWKVEEISEIRQPTEEEAECEENFKKTVERTSSGRFIVSLPRKQNVCLGESKEQAERRLLAVEKKFKNDSNCKEEYIKFMADYESKEHMSRILASTEEPEEICWLPHQAVFKTDGLTTKIRVVFDASSKTSNGQSLNDKLQAGPNLQNEMFEILLRFRTHQFVFSADIEAMYRQILVTERDRHLQRILWRSESTQPMQAYSLNTVTYGTTAAPFLAIRCLRELAQQEDDLLEAANVVRHDFYMDDVLSGAATEEKAIQLRKEVTEVLKKGQFRLRKWRANHKKILEDIKEEDENDKFLKLDKEGALKILGLLWDATTDTIQYSVNTPGPVTVTRRSIVSQVAQIFDPLGLLGPILIKGKCIMQQTWQIPIGWDEPLPKIIQEQWQEFYDALQELNEFKVMRNLNPGNQSQVFDIMGFGDASEKAYGACLYAVSKNKEGNTQSFLICSRSKIAPLKTISLPRLELNAALILAKLTATAIRAFGNRIKEIHLWSDSSIVLHQINTSLNLLKTYAANRVTKIQQAVKKATWHHVPSSDNPADVLSRGSSIEEWKHSKLWWHGPWWIDNPKEWPQLPQQEEETKRLELKKALAAVSIQSHEDILGRFSSYDKLLRVSAYCLRFKNNCKQPRAKKIGPLTVQELNQAEIVIIRLAQAKSFLTEISTLVQGLSIPKTSKLAAFNPFLGHEGILRIGGRLHNAQLVVEQKHPILIPPGDPLTVLIIRREHERQLHSGINQLLYTIRRRFWIIRGRREIKKVIRGCIKCFRLKPESKEVLMGDLPKERVCENLRAFINVGTDYAGPFLIRESRRRGKMVTKKAWIAVFVYCATKAVHLELVTDLSTEAFIAALRRFTARRGLCNQILSDNGTNFVGAARQLQELYTFLQKESEAISQHLAQQRIQWQFMPPRSPNFGGLWEAAVKVVKKHFYAVTQGQILTFEEFYSILTEIEAIMNSRPLCPMTEDPEDLAVLTPAHFLVGDSLLLPVEDNFLDTPDNKLSRWQLLQKLRQSIWNRWHIEYLQELQRRHKWAHPSDNLYPGLLVLLKEKNVPLLHWTIARITEVHHGKDEVVRVVTVRTAKGFFKRAARDVCPLPIYDNQEKM; this is encoded by the exons ATGTCAGAATTAAGGACGTTGAAACAAAAACGTGCCAGAGCCAAGGGAAATATAACAAGGATGAGAGATAGAGTGCAGAGCGAAGAAGGAATATCTAAATACGAAGCGGAAGCTCGACAGCTCAAACTAGAAGAATTATGGAAGCAATTTGAGGACCTTCAATTGGAGATCGAGATGAAAATGCAGCCGTCAGAAGACAGAACGCAAGAGCAAATAGACTTGATAAACTACGCAGAAAGGGAAATTGTTGAAACTGTATACTATGAAGCAGCAGCGAAAATTCGTGAAATTGTGGAGATGGCTCAAAATCGGAACGAACAAGAACGACAGGTACCTGTAGTAGTAGCAGCTGAGCCTCGAGCAGAAGAACACAATGTGAAATTGCCAATACTCAAGATACCGGAATTCAGAGGAGACTATGACCAGTGGTTAACGTTCAAAGGCTTATTCAAATCTATGTTTCACGAGAACAGAAAGTTAACAAGCGTACagaaatttcaatatttgaaaagCTCATTGCAGGGCGAAGCCTTACAGATTATTGGCGGATTTGAGATCTCGTCGGAAAATTATGAACCAGCGTGGGAATTATTAACTAGCACGTATGACAATAAGAGATTGTTGATAAATACGCATATGAatagattattaacttttccaACGGTAGAGAAAGGCAAGTATGCTACTATTAAGCAAATAATAATTCATGTTCAAACGCATATAAAAGCCCTCAACGTGTTAGAATTACCTGTCGAGCATTGGGATGAATTGTTGATTCATTTGATAAAGGATAAACTAGATTATGTAACGCAGAAAAACTGGGAAGAGGAGACAAGTCGAAGAGCAGAAGAAAATAGGCCTACGTTAGAGGACTTTCTTCGATTTTTATCTGAATATGCACGAACAATGGAGTTAATCGATAATGGCAGATCCAAATCGGAAACAGCTAAGCAGCTTAACTCGAACGCGAGAATGATCAAGATGGAGAAGAGAGTGAACGTGGCAACAACGTCAAGGGAAACATGTGACAATTGTAGTGGTCCACATCGCTTATTTAAATGTGAACAATTTCTGAAGTTATCGATACCGATGAGAGCCGACAAAACACGACAATTAAGATTATGCTTAAATTGCTTTGGtaaaaagcatttttcaaaagaatgttATTCAGGAGCATGCAAGAAATGCGGTGCAAAGCATAACACACTGCTACATAGGGAAGAATCCAGTGCCAAGGCAGACGAGG ATCAACGCATTCAGGACAAAACAAGTACGGAGAACAAGCTCAATATTCACATTGCCAAGAGCGAACAATCGCATGTCATATTATCTACGGCTCAAGTGTTAATAGAAGACATAAATGGAGAAAGGCCTCTCTGCAGAGCACTATTGGATCCGGGAGCACAGACAAATGTAATAACAAGATCATTGTTCaataaaatgagattgaagACAATCAAAACAAGCCAGGTGATCAGCGGCATAAACGGTGAAAGAGTTAAGTATACGGAATTGGCGAGagtcaaaataaaatcagtACACACCAAATTTGAAACAGAAATTGAATGCGTCATTATGCCGACGATTATTGAACAATTACCTCAAGTTAAGTTGGATAATAAACTTATACCGATAGCTAAAGACATACAATTAGCAGACCCAGAGTTTCACGAGCCGAATAACATCGATCTACTCATCGGAGCTGGCTTATTTTGGCGCATCTTCTGTAGAGAAACCATCCCACAACAAACAGGGGTACCAAGCTTGCAGAAAACATTGTTTGGTTGGATCATCGGAGGAGAGCTGCAGGTAGGAAAAGTTACAAAAACGGAGAAGGTATGTGGAATATTAACGGATGTTACCCTGAAGGAGCAGTTAGAACGATTTTGGAAGGTGGAAGAGATATCGGAAATTCGTCAACCTACGGAAGAAGAAGCGGAATGCGAGGAGAATTTCAAGAAAACAGTAGAAAGAACATCTTCCGGAAGATTCATAGTAAGTTTACCAAGGAAGCAGAACGTTTGCTTAGGGGAGTCGAAAGAGCAGGCAGAAAGAAGATTGTTAGCAGTAGAGAAGAAATTCAAGAATGATTCAAACTGTAAAGAGGAATACATAAAATTCATGGCAGATTATGAAAGCAAGGAGCATATGTCAAGGATATTAGCATCAACGGAGGAGCCGGAGGAGATATGTTGGTTGCCTCATCAGGCAGTGTTTAAGACGGATGGCTTGACTACCAAAATTCGGGTAGTTTTCGACGCATCATCCAAGACGTCAAACGGTCAGTCATTGAATGATAAACTTCAAGCCGGACCAAACTTGCAGAATGAGATGTTTGAAATCCTTTTAAGATTTAGAACACATCAGTTTGTATTTAGTGCAGATATTGAAGCCATGTACAGACAAATTCTAGTAACAGAAAGAGATCGACACCTCCAGAGAATATTGTGGAGATCTGAATCAACGCAACCGATGCAAGCCTACAGCTTAAACACCGTGACTTATGGAACAACTGCCGCACCTTTCTTGGCGATAAGATGTCTACGCGAATTAGCACAGCAAGAGGATGATTTATTAGAAGCAGCAAACGTGGTAAGACACGATTTTTATATGGATGATGTGTTGTCAGGAGCAGCTACAGAAGAGAAAGCTATCCAGCTACGCAAAGAAGTAACAGAAGTATTGAAGAAAGGACAATTTCGACTAAGAAAGTGGCGAGCGAATCATAAGAAAATTTTGGAAGATATCAAAGAAGAGGATGAAAACGATAAGTTTTTAAAACTAGACAAGGAAGGAGCACTAAAGATTCTCGGATTACTATGGGATGCAACAACGGATACAATACAGTACTCAGTGAACACACCAGGGCCAGTCACTGTAACACGAAGAAGCATAGTATCTCAGGTCGCACAAATTTTTGACCCGCTGGGTCTTCTTGGGCCAATTTTAATCAAGGGCAAATGCATCATGCAGCAGACCTGGCAAATTCCCATTGGATGGGATGAGCCTCTACCAAAAATAATACAGGAGCAGTGGCAAGAGTTCTATGATGCTTTACAAGAGCTCAATGAGTTTAAGGTCATGCGAAACTTAAATCCAGGTAACCAATCTCAGGTGTTTGATATCATGGGGTTTGGAGATGCCTCCGAAAAAGCATACGGAGCGTGCCTCTATGCTGTATCAAAAAATAAGGAAGGTAATACACagtcttttttaatttgttcaagAAGTAAAATAGCTCCTTTGAAAACTATCTCACTACCAAGGTTGGAATTGAATGCTGCGCTCATACTAGCTAAGTTAACTGCTACGGCTATACGTGCATTTGGTaacagaattaaagaaattcatttATGGAGCGACTCTAGCATTGTGTTACATCAGATAAACACTAGTCTCAACTTATTGAAAACTTATGCAGCAAACCGTGTGACAAAAATTCAACAGGCCGTGAAGAAAGCAACTTGGCATCATGTGCCATCATCGGACAATCCTGCGGATGTCCTGTCCCGAGGGTCATCAATTGAAGAATGGAAACACAGCAAGCTTTGGTGGCATGGCCCTTGGTGGATCGATAATCCGAAAGAGTGGCCGCAGCTGCCGCAACAAGAGGAAGAAACGAAGCGGCTGGAGTTGAAGAAGGCGCTAGCAGCTGTGAGTATTCAATCACACGAGGATATTTTAGGAAGATTTTCCTCATACGACAAGTTATTGCGAGTCAGTGCATACTGTCTACGTTTTAAGAACAACTGCAAGCAACCAAGAGCTAAAAAAATCGGACCATTGACAGTGCAAGAATTGAATCAAGcagaaattgtaattattaggTTAGCACAGGCAAAATCTTTTTTGACGGAGATATCAACTCTTGTCCAGGGTCTATCTATTCCGAAAACTAGCAAATTAGCGGCATTTAATCCATTCTTAGGCCATGAGGGAATTTTGAGGATCGGCGGACGATTACACAACGCACAGCTTGTTGTGGAGCAGAAGCACCCAATACTTATACCGCCGGGAGATCCGTTAACTGTTTTGATCATTAGGCGAGAACACGAGAGACAATTGCATAGTGGTATAAATCAACTGCTGTATACCATACGACGACGTTTTTGGATAATTCGAGGAAGGCGAGAAATAAAAAAGGTGATCAGGGGATGTATAAAATGCTTCCGTTTGAAGCCTGAGAGCAAAGAGGTACTAATGGGTGATTTACCCAAAGAGAGAGTTTGCGAAAACTTACGAGCTTTTATAAATGTCGGAACTGACTACGCAGGACCTTTCTTAATTCGAGAGAGCCGCAGAAGAGGCAAGATGGTCACAAAAAAGGCATGGATAGCAGTGTTTGTATACTGTGCTACTAAGGCAGTGCATCTAGAATTGGTAACGGACTTGTCAACAGAGGCATTTATCGCTGCTTTACGGCGTTTTACGGCAAGAAGAGGACTCTGTAATCAAATATTATCTGACAACGGGACGAACTTTGTTGGAGCGGCCCGACAGCTGCAAGAACTTTATACGTTTCTTCAAAAGGAGAGCGAAGCAATTTCGCAGCATTTAGCGCAACAGCGAATTCAATGGCAATTCATGCCACCACGATCCCCAAATTTTGGCGGATTATGGGAAGCAGCAGTGAAGGTAGTTAAGAAGCACTTCTACGCTGTCACTCAAGGTCAGATTCTGACCTTCGAGGAATTCTATTCCATCTTAACGGAAATCGAAGCGATAATGAATTCGCGTCCACTTTGTCCAATGACCGAGGATCCGGAAGATCTAGCTGTTCTAACTCCCGCCCATTTCTTGGTTGGAGATTCATTATTGCTACCTGTGGAGGACAATTTTTTAGACACACCAGATAACAAACTATCCAGATGGCAACTTTTACAAAAGTTGAGACAGTCTATATGGAATCGTTGGCACATCGAGTACTTGCAGGAACTGCAACGTCGGCATAAGTGGGCTCATCCATCGGACAATCTTTATCCAGGCCTACTTGTTTTGCTAAAAGAGAAAAACGTACCACTACTTCACTGGACGATAGCTCGCATTACCGAGGTCCACCATGGAAAAGACGAAGTTGTTAGAGTGGTCACAGTCCGCACTGCAAAAGGATTCTTCAAACGAGCTGCAAGAGATGTTTGTCCCCTCCCAATATACGACAATCAGGAGAAAATGTAA